The Primulina huaijiensis isolate GDHJ02 chromosome 18, ASM1229523v2, whole genome shotgun sequence DNA window CTTGCTTTAACTCGTCAAAACTTTCTTGACATTCGGATCCCcatataaactttgcattcttctttgtcaaggctgTCAAAGGtaccgcaatagaagagaatcATTGTATGAACTTTCGGTAATAGCTAGCTAGTCctaagaaactacggatctcggtTACGCTCTTAGTTACGGGCCATTttttcactgcctcgactttgctcggatcaaccTCAACCCCATCTCTAGAAATGACATgtcctaagaatgccactctttgaagtcaaaactcgcacttgctgaaatTAACGTACAATTTCCTATCTTGTAATATTTGCAGTGCTGCCATCAAAtgctgactatgctcctctttagttttcgaataaatcaaaatatcatcgatgaagactataacaaattgatccaaatacggctgaaatacacgattaatgagatccatgaagatcgatggcgcattggtcaacccaaatggcatgaccataaactcataatgcccatatcgaGTCTTAAacgctgtcttatgaacatccgACTCCTTGACCTTCAATGATGGTATCCAGAACAAAGATATGTTTTtgagaatatcgatgctccttgtaattgatcaaataagtgTTTAATTCTAGGTAGaggatacttattttttatgatgactctattcagctctcgataatcaatgcagagttgCATActtccatcttttttcttcacaaataataccggtgcacCCCACGAAGaacaactagggcgaataaaacctttgttcagcaattcttgaatttgatcttttaactctttcatctcggcgggtgctagacgatagggtgcTTTATAAATTGGTACAGTGCTCGGGATCAACTtaatagagaattccacctcACGGTCCGGTGGAATGCAAAAaacgtcctcaggaaagacGCTATGATATTCTCTAACGACCTTAACATCCTCTAGCTTCTGACTGACAGGAACATGTGCTGAAGTAACACATGCTAGGAAAGCTTGGCATCCTCGtctcataagcttcctcgcacacatagaagagataatgtgcggcattttcTTGTTCCTCgctgcctcaaagacaaaagatttcccACTAGACGGTCGAATAGATACTGACCTCTGTCaaaaatctatcgaagctccattcaacGATAGCCAATCCATGTCAAGTATTCAGGCATCGGAAGTACGATGAGATCttcccgaaccacatctttttgCAAACGAAACTCCAGATTCTTCACAATGATCGAAGTGatcatttgatcaccggaaggaatagaaactttgaagccCAATCCCATATCCCCAGGTGTAATATTTAGTCGTTTGACCAATGTCTCGGATATGAATGAGTGCgtagctcccgaatctagcAATACGTAGGTAGCTACTCCTAGAATGAATATCCTCTCTGCCACGAAAATCCCATCAAATCCAATCGGGTTGAAACTTAAGGAGTTTCTATCATTGATTAcccaaaattttggaaaaatttcgatttttaccctaagaatttttgaaaatacgtaTTTTCACCCGTGAAGTTTTAGATTTTATCCCCTTTTTGGCcctaatattttttgaaaatttgcatATTAacccaaaaaatttaaatttccatCAATTTAGGCCCTAAATTCTTGTTTTGATCCTTTGAAATTTCAGAATTTACGAAATAGCCCTTGATTTTGGGAGATTTACAGATTAGTCCCTAAGTTTTGAAATTTCCATTTTTGCCCTTGATTTTTCGGTTCCTCTCGATTTCGGTCCTTAGATTCTTCAAAATTTTGGATGGGTCCTTAAACTCTCGGCCAAGTGCAATTTAGCCCCtagaatttttgaatttttcaatttggtcctcataattttcgaaaatatccattcatgcccaaattttgatttttctcaattttaagCCTTAAAACTCTTATTTGGATTTAATTACCCCTTTTGCATAATTAAGGCTCATAATCCATATTcaatttctatggtttctatTGTCATCTCTTAATTCCAACTATgatagagcatgcaacctaatttccactagATTTTCCTGGATCCCAAATCAATTCGCATAactaatttaacttttcatgcaataaaaacaatataaaaacattaaataacTAGGTTACAAGTTATTAGTGTCGTGTCTGGCTCCTTCTcagcatgcataacataagctctACCCATGGTTGGTTCTTTCTTCTTGGAGCAATCACCAGCTTTATGTCCTtcctccttgcatatgaagcatctATATGTttcccacatgcacttgccaaaaTGTAAGCGATTACACTCTTTGCACAGTGGCCTCTCTACAGGTTTTGGTGCTCCAAATTGTAGTGGCTTTGGTTGTCTCGGCTTTTTCACTTGCACTTGGGGCTTTTGCTGCCCTTGAGCTCTAGGAGGTCCCATAAATGACTTCTTATTTGGCTGAGAGCTCTGTTGGTGTTGCTGCCTCTTACGCTTCATCTTGTCATCAATACCTTTCAAGGCTTGCTCAGCTTGGAATGCACAGGTAGTGGTAGCTTCATAGTCCGCCGGTCGCATCATCTTCATATCACGGCGTATGGTAGGTCGAAGGTCATCCATGAAGTGCCTTAATTTCTCCTCATCATCTCTAGAAatgaggggcacaaagtgacaactcctatcaaacttcctcacaaactcGGCCACAATCGTGTCCCCCTTGCTGAGACTCATGAATTCTCTCTTCAAGCGTCCTCGGACTTCGGGAGTGAAGtatttctcataaaatatttcCTTGAATCGAACCCAAGTAAGTGTAGCCAAATCAATCCCATGTTCCGCCCCTTCCCACCAAAGGAAAGCATCATCTTTAAGCATATACATGGCACATCTAACACGGTTCGCGTCTCCCATATTCAGATATCGAAAGTGCACCTCAAGTGATCGAATCCAACCTTCGGCAGAAAATgggtcggtggtgccagaaaatttcTTCGAACCTAGCATCCGGAACTTATCATAAACGTCAAGCTATGGCCTCGGAGGCTGCTAAAATTGCTGCTCAAAGAAGCGAGCTATGCCT harbors:
- the LOC140963963 gene encoding uncharacterized protein, which translates into the protein MAPRRAASIDRQVENTEDRQGNVPPPPNGDAAFRALEGSKKFSGTTDPFSAEGWIRSLEVHFRYLNMGDANRVRCAMYMLKDDAFLWWEGAEHGIDLATLTWVRFKEIFYEKYFTPEVRGRLKREFMSLSKGDTIVAEFVRKFDRSCHFVPLISRDDEEKLRHFMDDLRPTIRRDMKMMRPADYEATTTCAFQAEQALKGIDDKMKRKRQQHQQSSQPNKKSFMGPPRAQGQQKPQVQVKKPRQPKPLQFGAPKPVERPLCKECNRLHFGKCMWETYRCFICKEEGHKAGDCSKKKEPTMGRAYVMHAEKEPDTTLITCNLVI